The following are from one region of the Microbacterium sp. cx-55 genome:
- a CDS encoding inorganic phosphate transporter — protein sequence METAALIVVLVVVLALFFDFTNGFHDTANAMATPIATGALKPKVAVLLAAGLNLVGAFLSTEVSKTISHGIIREDQITPSEFLPLIFAGLIGAITWNMLTWLLGLPSSSSHALFGGLIGATVVGVGVLAIDFGVVLSKVILPALIAPFTAGLIAFAVTKIAYAVTRRNDGRPDGRDGFRWGQIFSSSLVALAHGTNDAQKTMGVITLALIMAGWQDPARADPQLWVILACAFTIALGTYMGGWRIIRTLGRGLTDVKPAQGFSAETSTAATILASSALGFALSTTQVASGSVIGSGLGRRGSTVRWRTVGRITTGWLLTLPAAALVGAAAALLVAWLGNWGIFIDAVLAVVIVLAIFLRSRRDRVSAANAMSEVADSGRAVKVTRTPPPTRGQRRAATERQERADTPDARAHDEERNR from the coding sequence GTGGAAACCGCAGCACTGATCGTCGTCCTCGTCGTCGTCCTGGCTCTCTTCTTCGACTTCACCAACGGCTTCCACGACACCGCGAACGCGATGGCGACGCCGATCGCCACCGGGGCGTTGAAACCGAAGGTGGCGGTGCTCCTCGCCGCCGGTCTCAACCTCGTCGGAGCATTCCTGTCGACCGAGGTTTCGAAGACCATCTCGCACGGCATCATCCGCGAAGACCAGATCACCCCGAGTGAGTTTCTTCCGCTGATCTTCGCCGGCCTGATCGGCGCCATCACATGGAACATGCTGACCTGGTTGCTCGGACTGCCATCGAGTTCGTCCCACGCCCTGTTCGGCGGCCTCATCGGCGCCACGGTCGTCGGCGTCGGTGTGCTCGCAATCGACTTCGGGGTCGTGCTGAGCAAGGTCATCCTGCCGGCGCTGATCGCGCCGTTCACGGCGGGTCTGATCGCCTTCGCCGTCACCAAGATCGCGTACGCCGTCACCCGCCGCAATGACGGGCGTCCCGACGGACGCGACGGATTCCGGTGGGGGCAGATCTTCTCGTCGTCCCTCGTCGCTCTCGCGCACGGGACGAACGACGCGCAGAAGACCATGGGCGTGATCACGCTCGCGCTGATCATGGCTGGATGGCAGGACCCCGCCCGGGCGGATCCGCAGCTGTGGGTGATTCTCGCGTGCGCGTTCACGATCGCCCTCGGCACCTACATGGGCGGGTGGCGCATCATCCGCACTCTCGGTAGGGGGCTCACCGACGTCAAGCCGGCACAGGGGTTCTCGGCGGAGACCTCGACGGCGGCCACCATCCTCGCCTCCAGCGCGCTCGGTTTCGCCCTCTCCACGACGCAGGTCGCGTCCGGGTCGGTCATCGGGTCCGGTCTCGGCCGCCGCGGGTCGACCGTGCGGTGGCGCACGGTCGGTCGGATCACGACCGGCTGGCTGCTGACTCTCCCGGCGGCGGCCCTGGTCGGCGCCGCCGCGGCGCTCCTCGTGGCGTGGCTCGGCAACTGGGGCATCTTCATCGACGCGGTCTTGGCGGTTGTCATCGTGCTGGCGATCTTCCTGCGCTCGCGGCGGGACCGCGTGAGCGCGGCCAACGCGATGAGCGAAGTCGCCGATTCCGGACGCGCGGTGAAGGTCACCCGCACACCGCCGCCCACCCGGGGCCAGCGCCGCGCGGCGACCGAACGGCAGGAGCGCGCCGACACGCCCGATGCCCGCGCACACGACGAGGAGCGCAACCGATGA
- a CDS encoding phosphodiesterase, which translates to MAAASEPFGQYPPALRTIVHVSDTHFLAGNRPLGGRYDTGENLRRTLAAIERLDAAPDAIVFTGDLTDLGEPEAYAALRRAVEPVAARIGAPVIWVAGNHDERAPLRVGLLDDQPDTSPITAVHDLGGLRLIALDSTVPGWHHGDLDDAQLAWLADVLAEPAALGTILALHHPPLPSHVPFFDILELREQSRLAAVIAGTDVRAILAGHLHYSTSGTFAGIPVSVASATCYTMDLARPADAVNGMDAGQSFHLVHVYDHTITHAVVPVVDADTADFFGPEFVARMAALTPEGRLEAFSRKPA; encoded by the coding sequence ATGGCCGCCGCATCCGAGCCCTTCGGGCAGTACCCGCCCGCGCTCCGCACGATCGTGCACGTCAGCGACACGCATTTCCTCGCCGGCAATCGGCCGCTCGGCGGCCGCTACGACACGGGCGAGAACCTCCGGCGCACGCTCGCCGCGATCGAACGGCTCGACGCCGCGCCCGATGCCATCGTGTTCACGGGGGACCTCACCGATCTCGGTGAACCGGAGGCGTACGCCGCGCTCCGTCGCGCGGTCGAGCCGGTCGCGGCACGGATCGGCGCGCCCGTGATCTGGGTCGCCGGCAATCACGACGAGCGTGCGCCCCTGCGGGTCGGCCTGCTCGACGACCAGCCCGACACGTCGCCGATCACCGCGGTGCACGATCTCGGCGGGCTGCGTCTGATCGCGCTCGACTCGACCGTGCCCGGCTGGCATCACGGCGATCTCGATGACGCGCAGCTCGCGTGGCTCGCAGACGTCCTCGCCGAACCCGCCGCGCTCGGCACGATCCTCGCGCTGCATCATCCGCCGCTGCCGAGCCACGTGCCGTTCTTCGACATCCTCGAGCTCCGCGAGCAGAGTCGCCTGGCCGCGGTCATCGCGGGCACGGACGTGCGCGCGATCCTCGCCGGGCACCTGCACTATTCGACATCCGGAACCTTCGCCGGAATCCCGGTGAGCGTCGCGTCCGCGACCTGTTACACGATGGATCTGGCCCGCCCCGCCGACGCCGTCAACGGCATGGATGCGGGCCAGTCCTTCCACCTCGTGCACGTCTACGACCACACGATCACCCACGCCGTCGTGCCCGTGGTCGACGCGGACACGGCCGATTTCTTCGGCCCGGAGTTCGTGGCGCGGATGGCGGCGCTCACGCCGGAAGGGCGTCTCGAGGCGTTCTCGCGCAAGCCAGCCTGA
- a CDS encoding DEAD/DEAH box helicase — protein sequence MPTTASAAHSAQRRRKTSSPRRDEDAPVIPILARKVREVEAKSQRGKLGPTNRVKFQVIAFLVREERARVKSDTELTDGVRAELLKRLDGVATILAKTAARDTSLIQLLEVDQATSPVAKRMRRDWLIESGAELAPDELIITDAAPAAAPVVSASSSARQVIPPQFEARQLSNPFLAPDLSPHAPAQTPRRRLDGWELMGPLYKAFETGAGGGAATMELPPVPEYDRLSPKGLEVMPHQSRFLEAVREGHRSFLLADEPGLGKTAESVLAASVAGAYPLLVVVPNVVKMNWAREVERWTPQRRATVIQGDGENIDAFADVFIVNYEVLDRHLTWLSSLGLRGMVVDEAHFIKNLTSQRSRNVLALAAQIRDRLRNPLLLALTGTPLINDVEDFDAIWRFLGWTNGEKPGLELMEKLDATGLTPADKSFYPEARSAVISMGIVRRRKTDVAADLPDKLIADLPVELDDEFGRSIRQAERELGDRLAAKYRRILEARGDRGLAAGELDEDIVRLVSQHELDESKSAASGSENVFSMVRRIGQAKAHLAADYAVQLQRSVGKVVFFAKHIDVMDAAEAHFAASGLKTVSLRGDQTTAVRQDAIDAFNSDPSVAIAVCSLTAAGVGVNMQAASNVVLAELSWTAAEQTQAIDRVHRIGQGEPVTAWRIIAAHTIDTKIAELIDAKQGLSLRALDGQVVEPGTSDSVQLSALMHLTRVALGG from the coding sequence ATGCCGACTACGGCTTCCGCCGCGCACTCCGCGCAGCGACGCAGGAAGACCTCGTCCCCCCGCCGTGACGAGGATGCACCCGTCATCCCGATCCTCGCCCGCAAGGTGCGCGAGGTCGAGGCGAAGTCGCAGCGCGGCAAGCTCGGCCCCACCAACCGGGTGAAGTTCCAGGTGATCGCCTTCCTCGTACGCGAGGAGCGCGCGCGGGTGAAGTCCGACACCGAGCTCACCGACGGCGTCCGCGCCGAGCTGCTCAAGCGGCTCGACGGTGTCGCGACGATCCTCGCCAAGACGGCGGCGCGCGACACCTCGCTCATCCAGCTGCTCGAGGTCGATCAGGCGACGTCGCCCGTGGCCAAGCGGATGCGCCGGGACTGGCTGATCGAATCGGGTGCCGAGCTGGCGCCGGACGAGCTCATCATCACGGATGCGGCTCCCGCCGCCGCGCCGGTCGTCTCTGCTTCCAGCTCCGCACGTCAGGTGATCCCGCCGCAGTTCGAGGCGCGTCAGCTGTCGAACCCGTTCCTCGCGCCCGACCTCAGCCCGCACGCTCCCGCTCAGACACCGCGGCGTCGGCTCGACGGTTGGGAGCTGATGGGGCCCCTGTACAAAGCGTTCGAGACCGGTGCCGGCGGAGGCGCAGCCACGATGGAGCTGCCGCCCGTCCCCGAGTACGACCGGCTCTCGCCCAAGGGGCTCGAGGTCATGCCGCACCAGTCGCGGTTCCTCGAAGCCGTTCGCGAGGGGCACCGGAGCTTCCTGCTCGCCGATGAGCCGGGCCTCGGAAAGACCGCGGAGTCGGTGCTGGCCGCATCCGTTGCCGGGGCCTACCCGCTTCTGGTCGTCGTGCCGAACGTCGTGAAGATGAACTGGGCGCGCGAGGTCGAGCGGTGGACTCCCCAGCGACGTGCCACGGTCATCCAGGGCGACGGCGAGAACATCGACGCATTCGCCGACGTGTTCATCGTGAACTACGAGGTCCTCGACCGGCATTTGACCTGGCTGAGCTCACTCGGGCTGCGCGGAATGGTCGTCGACGAGGCGCACTTCATCAAGAACCTCACCTCGCAGCGATCGCGCAACGTGCTGGCGCTGGCGGCGCAGATCCGCGACCGCCTGCGGAACCCGCTGCTGCTCGCGCTGACCGGGACGCCGCTGATCAACGACGTCGAGGACTTCGACGCGATCTGGCGCTTCCTCGGCTGGACGAACGGCGAGAAGCCCGGTCTCGAGCTGATGGAGAAGCTCGACGCGACCGGACTCACGCCGGCCGACAAGTCGTTCTACCCCGAAGCACGCAGCGCGGTCATCTCGATGGGAATCGTGCGACGTCGCAAGACCGACGTCGCCGCCGACCTGCCCGATAAGCTCATCGCCGACCTTCCGGTGGAGCTCGACGACGAGTTCGGTCGATCGATCCGCCAGGCCGAGCGGGAGCTCGGCGACCGGCTGGCCGCGAAGTACCGCCGCATCCTCGAGGCCCGCGGCGACCGCGGGCTCGCTGCCGGCGAGCTCGACGAAGACATCGTGCGCCTCGTTTCGCAGCACGAACTCGACGAGTCCAAGAGCGCCGCATCCGGAAGCGAGAACGTCTTCTCAATGGTGCGACGCATCGGTCAGGCGAAGGCGCACCTCGCCGCCGACTACGCCGTGCAGCTGCAGCGCTCGGTGGGCAAGGTCGTCTTCTTCGCCAAGCACATCGACGTCATGGATGCTGCGGAGGCGCACTTCGCCGCATCCGGGCTGAAGACCGTTTCGCTGCGCGGAGACCAGACGACGGCGGTCAGGCAGGACGCGATCGACGCGTTCAATTCGGATCCCAGCGTGGCGATCGCGGTGTGCTCGCTCACGGCGGCCGGTGTCGGAGTCAACATGCAAGCGGCGTCGAACGTGGTCCTCGCGGAACTCTCCTGGACGGCTGCCGAGCAGACCCAGGCCATCGACCGCGTGCACCGCATCGGTCAGGGTGAGCCGGTGACCGCGTGGCGCATCATCGCCGCGCACACGATCGACACGAAGATCGCGGAGCTCATCGACGCGAAGCAGGGACTCTCGCTGCGCGCGCTGGACGGTCAGGTCGTCGAACCGGGCACGAGCGATTCCGTGCAACTGTCGGCGCTCATGCACCTCACCCGCGTCGCCCTCGGCGGCTGA
- a CDS encoding molybdopterin-dependent oxidoreductase, with protein MSATPKARWLLWSALSGVISAAMFLAVAELTALIAVRGASPLEAVGAFVIDIVPQPVKEFAIATFGESDKIVLLASLGLAAVIGAAIAGTLEYLKPPLGVVLFGAVTIATAAALVTRAAAGPLNALPALTGGIAAVVLLRFLVRALRRWRDARVARTAATTPATAGDAASGTAPGALPGRRAFLTLALVSTVAAAVVGTGSRIINGATSSIASIRDALRLPSPRSRVTIPAGAELDVPGISPLYTPNADFYRVDTALTVPQIDPSTWRLVIDGMVDQRIELSFDDLVARGLDEYSVTLTCVSNEVGGGLVGNAIWQGIPVRDLLALAGPASDADMVLSRSFDGFTASTPLESLTDDNLDAILAVAMNGEPLPLQHGFPVRMVVPGLYGYVSATKWLTQLTVTRFDRDEAYWTPRGYSDKAPIKMSSRIDTPRVDQPATAGTLALAGVAWAQPIGIGKVEVKIDDADWQEATLSSPVSTNSWVQWMLPWEAAAGVYTVTVRAYDLDGNQQVEDRAAIAPNGSSGWQRSLITVR; from the coding sequence ATGAGCGCCACTCCGAAAGCGCGCTGGCTGTTGTGGAGCGCCCTGTCGGGCGTCATCTCGGCCGCCATGTTCTTGGCCGTTGCCGAACTCACCGCGCTCATCGCCGTCCGCGGCGCGAGCCCGCTGGAGGCGGTCGGGGCGTTCGTGATCGACATCGTCCCGCAGCCGGTCAAGGAGTTCGCGATCGCGACGTTCGGCGAGTCCGACAAGATCGTGCTGCTCGCCAGCCTCGGCCTCGCCGCCGTGATCGGCGCGGCCATCGCCGGCACCCTCGAGTACCTCAAGCCGCCGCTCGGTGTCGTGCTGTTCGGTGCGGTCACGATCGCCACCGCGGCCGCCCTCGTCACCCGTGCTGCGGCCGGCCCGCTGAACGCCCTCCCCGCTCTCACGGGCGGGATCGCGGCCGTCGTCCTGCTGCGCTTCCTCGTTCGGGCGCTCCGCCGCTGGCGGGATGCCCGGGTGGCGCGCACGGCGGCGACCACTCCCGCAACCGCAGGCGACGCCGCATCCGGAACCGCGCCGGGCGCACTGCCGGGTCGTCGCGCCTTCCTCACGCTCGCCCTGGTCAGCACGGTCGCCGCGGCGGTGGTGGGCACCGGCTCCCGCATCATCAACGGGGCCACTTCGTCGATCGCCTCCATCCGCGACGCGCTCCGGCTGCCGTCGCCGCGGTCACGGGTCACGATCCCCGCCGGCGCCGAACTCGATGTTCCCGGGATATCGCCGCTGTACACGCCCAACGCGGACTTCTACCGCGTCGACACCGCGCTGACGGTGCCGCAGATCGACCCGTCGACCTGGCGCCTCGTGATCGACGGGATGGTGGACCAGCGCATCGAGCTCTCGTTCGACGATCTCGTCGCCCGTGGCCTCGACGAGTACTCCGTCACCCTCACCTGCGTCTCCAACGAGGTCGGCGGCGGCCTGGTCGGCAACGCGATCTGGCAGGGCATCCCGGTACGTGATCTGCTCGCGCTCGCCGGCCCCGCATCCGACGCCGACATGGTGCTCTCGCGGAGCTTCGACGGCTTCACCGCGAGCACGCCGCTCGAGTCCCTCACCGACGACAACCTCGATGCGATTCTCGCCGTCGCGATGAACGGCGAGCCCCTCCCCCTGCAGCACGGGTTCCCCGTGCGGATGGTGGTCCCGGGACTCTACGGTTACGTGTCGGCGACGAAGTGGCTGACCCAGCTGACCGTCACCCGGTTCGATCGGGACGAGGCCTACTGGACCCCGCGCGGCTACAGCGACAAGGCACCCATCAAGATGTCGTCGCGCATCGACACCCCGCGTGTCGACCAGCCCGCGACCGCCGGAACCCTCGCCCTCGCCGGCGTCGCCTGGGCTCAGCCCATCGGCATCGGCAAGGTCGAGGTCAAGATCGACGACGCCGACTGGCAGGAAGCGACCCTGTCGAGCCCCGTCAGCACGAACTCGTGGGTGCAGTGGATGCTGCCCTGGGAGGCGGCCGCAGGGGTCTACACCGTGACGGTCCGCGCATACGACCTCGACGGCAACCAGCAGGTCGAAGACCGTGCCGCCATCGCACCCAACGGCTCCAGCGGCTGGCAGCGATCGCTCATCACCGTGCGCTGA
- a CDS encoding peptidase, whose product MSVEIDWWAFVQVFAAALIAAVVVVGSYALGLRMLVRAGRSPVVAPAEFTDAITVKSEKQRARAAKAAAKAAKRSPLTAGQKRLALAAAVAAFAVCAIAVLSGLLLIVVGL is encoded by the coding sequence ATGAGTGTCGAGATCGACTGGTGGGCGTTCGTCCAGGTGTTCGCGGCGGCGCTCATCGCGGCCGTCGTGGTGGTGGGATCGTACGCGCTCGGACTTCGGATGCTGGTGCGTGCCGGTCGCTCGCCGGTCGTCGCGCCCGCGGAGTTCACCGACGCCATCACGGTGAAGTCCGAAAAGCAGCGGGCGCGAGCGGCGAAAGCCGCCGCGAAGGCCGCGAAGCGGAGCCCCCTCACCGCGGGTCAGAAGCGTCTCGCGCTCGCCGCGGCCGTGGCGGCCTTCGCCGTGTGCGCGATCGCGGTCCTCAGCGGTCTGCTCCTCATCGTGGTCGGCCTCTGA
- a CDS encoding aspartate ammonia-lyase, whose amino-acid sequence MESDATTRTRTETDSLGTLEIPEDAYWGIHTARALENFPISKRPISVYPELITALAMVKQASARANRGIGVIDPARADLIDRAAQCIIDGDFHDQFVVGVIQGGAGTSTNMNANEVITNVALELAGREKGDYAFLSPIDHTNRSQSTNDVYPTAIKVGLSLSLLTLLDELELLRRAFLAKAVEFHDVLKVGRTQLQDAVPMTLGQEFHGFASTLEADLMRLRENASLLHEINMGATAIGTGITTHADYAPAVAHHLREISGLDLETAADLVESTSDTGSFMSFSSSLKRNAIKLSKICNDLRLLSSGPQAGFGEINLPARQAGSSIMPGKVNPVIPEVVNQVAFAVAGADMTVTMAVEGGQLQLNAFEPVIAHSIFQSITWMRQAMWTLRVNCVEGITANRDRLGSMVGSSVGVITALTPFIGYAAAAALAKTALLTHRSVADLVVEAGLMSREEVIKQLSPARLSGLEAITAAIPIIDPDLPAR is encoded by the coding sequence ATGGAATCGGACGCGACGACGCGTACCCGTACCGAAACCGACTCGCTCGGCACTCTCGAGATCCCCGAAGACGCCTACTGGGGCATCCACACGGCGCGCGCTCTGGAGAACTTCCCGATCTCGAAGCGACCCATCTCGGTGTATCCCGAACTCATCACCGCCCTCGCGATGGTGAAGCAAGCGTCGGCGCGCGCGAACCGCGGCATCGGGGTCATCGACCCCGCCCGCGCCGACCTGATCGATCGCGCCGCGCAGTGCATCATCGACGGTGATTTCCACGATCAGTTCGTCGTCGGCGTCATTCAGGGCGGAGCCGGTACCTCCACCAACATGAACGCCAACGAGGTCATCACCAACGTCGCGCTCGAACTCGCCGGACGAGAGAAAGGCGATTACGCCTTCCTCTCGCCCATCGACCACACGAACCGCAGCCAGTCGACCAACGACGTGTACCCGACGGCGATAAAGGTCGGGCTGTCGCTGTCGCTGCTCACGCTCCTCGACGAGCTCGAACTTCTCCGGCGGGCATTCCTCGCGAAGGCCGTGGAGTTCCACGACGTCCTGAAGGTGGGCCGCACGCAGCTGCAGGATGCGGTGCCGATGACCCTGGGCCAGGAGTTCCACGGGTTCGCCTCGACGCTGGAGGCAGACCTCATGCGTCTGCGCGAGAACGCGTCGCTCCTGCACGAGATCAACATGGGCGCGACGGCGATCGGGACCGGGATCACGACCCACGCCGATTACGCGCCGGCCGTCGCGCATCACCTGCGGGAGATCTCGGGGCTCGACCTCGAGACGGCGGCCGACCTAGTGGAATCCACCAGCGACACGGGCTCCTTCATGTCGTTCTCGTCGTCGCTGAAGCGGAACGCGATCAAGCTGTCGAAGATCTGCAACGACCTCCGGCTCCTCTCCAGCGGACCGCAGGCGGGGTTCGGGGAGATCAACCTGCCGGCACGGCAGGCGGGGTCGAGCATCATGCCCGGCAAGGTGAACCCGGTGATCCCCGAGGTCGTGAACCAGGTGGCCTTCGCGGTGGCGGGAGCCGACATGACCGTCACGATGGCGGTGGAGGGCGGGCAGCTGCAGTTGAACGCGTTCGAGCCGGTCATCGCCCACTCGATCTTCCAGTCCATCACCTGGATGCGGCAGGCGATGTGGACGCTACGCGTCAACTGCGTCGAGGGCATCACGGCCAATCGCGATCGGCTCGGCTCGATGGTCGGCTCCTCCGTCGGGGTGATCACCGCACTGACGCCCTTCATCGGGTACGCGGCCGCCGCGGCGCTCGCGAAGACGGCACTGCTCACGCACCGGAGCGTCGCCGATCTCGTGGTGGAGGCGGGACTGATGTCGCGGGAGGAAGTGATAAAGCAGCTTTCCCCCGCGCGCCTGTCGGGGCTGGAGGCGATCACGGCCGCCATCCCGATCATCGACCCCGATCTGCCCGCACGCTGA
- a CDS encoding S9 family peptidase has translation MTDTAASARPPVAARDPRPRRHHGDEFADPYEWMRAKDDARVTAHLEAENAYTDARTAHLEPLREQIFQEIKGRTRETDLSVPTRRGDWWYFSRTVEGQQYGIHCRAPIADPTNWTPPEPTEGETLPGEQVLLDGNLEADGEEFFSLGTFEVSNDARLLLYGVDTDGDERYTLRVRNLDTGETLPDVIDGTFAGASLSPDGRFIVYSTVDDAWRPDTVWLHELGTPTASDQKLFHEPDEKYWVGAGFTRSDRFLVIGLGSSITSEEWLVPADDLRAEPRVVWPRQEGVEYDSEHAIVDGEDVLYILHNDGALDFELVRVPASDPRASREIVIAHQPGQRLLGVSTFRDWGVVGYRRDGIARIGMLDYATSDVREIAFDEPLYSVGTAGNPEWAPPLLRLGYGSFVTPSTVYDYDPATGDLQLRKQQPVLGGYDAADYAQARVWATAHDGVRIPISLVWKRSFGEVGESPRPVHLYGYGSYEHSIEPAFSIARLSELDRGVVFAVAHVRGGGEMGRQWYEDGKLLAKRNTFTDFVDCARHLVDGGYTTPATLVAEGGSAGGLLMGAVANLAPELFAGIVADVPFVDALTTILDPSLPLTVIEWDEWGDPLHDPEVYAYMKSYSPYENVRDGVAYPRILAVTSFNDTRVLYVEPAKWVARLRDVGADALLKCEMVAGHGGVSGRYNAWRERAFELAWLLDVLDLA, from the coding sequence GTGACCGACACCGCCGCATCCGCCCGTCCGCCCGTCGCCGCCCGAGACCCGCGTCCTCGCCGTCACCACGGTGACGAGTTCGCGGATCCGTACGAATGGATGCGGGCCAAGGATGACGCGCGCGTCACCGCGCACCTCGAGGCCGAGAACGCGTACACCGACGCACGCACCGCGCATCTGGAGCCGCTGCGCGAGCAGATCTTCCAGGAGATCAAGGGCCGCACCCGCGAGACCGATCTGTCGGTGCCGACCCGTCGCGGCGACTGGTGGTACTTCTCGCGCACGGTCGAGGGCCAGCAGTACGGCATCCACTGCCGCGCCCCCATCGCCGACCCGACGAACTGGACGCCGCCCGAGCCGACAGAGGGCGAGACGCTTCCCGGCGAGCAGGTCCTGCTCGACGGCAACCTCGAAGCCGACGGAGAGGAGTTCTTCTCCCTCGGCACGTTCGAGGTCTCGAACGACGCACGACTGCTGCTCTACGGCGTCGACACCGACGGCGACGAGCGGTACACCCTGCGCGTGCGGAACCTCGACACGGGTGAAACCCTCCCCGACGTCATCGATGGGACGTTCGCCGGGGCGTCGCTCTCCCCCGACGGCCGGTTCATCGTCTACTCGACCGTCGACGACGCGTGGCGGCCCGACACCGTGTGGCTGCACGAACTCGGCACACCCACCGCATCCGATCAGAAGCTCTTCCACGAACCCGACGAGAAGTACTGGGTCGGGGCGGGCTTCACCCGCAGCGATCGGTTCCTCGTCATCGGCCTCGGATCGTCGATCACGTCGGAGGAATGGCTCGTCCCCGCCGACGATCTGCGGGCCGAGCCCCGCGTCGTCTGGCCGCGCCAGGAGGGGGTGGAGTACGACTCGGAGCACGCGATCGTGGACGGCGAGGACGTGCTGTACATCCTGCACAACGACGGGGCCCTCGATTTCGAGCTCGTTCGCGTTCCGGCATCCGACCCCCGCGCGTCGCGCGAGATCGTCATCGCCCACCAGCCCGGTCAGCGCCTGCTCGGCGTCTCGACGTTCCGCGACTGGGGCGTCGTCGGGTACCGTCGCGACGGCATCGCGCGGATCGGGATGCTGGACTACGCGACCTCCGACGTGCGGGAGATCGCCTTCGACGAGCCGCTGTACTCGGTCGGCACGGCGGGCAATCCCGAGTGGGCTCCGCCCCTCCTGCGTCTCGGCTACGGGTCGTTCGTGACGCCCTCGACCGTGTACGACTACGACCCCGCCACGGGAGACCTGCAGCTGCGCAAGCAGCAGCCGGTGCTCGGCGGGTACGACGCCGCGGACTACGCCCAGGCCCGCGTCTGGGCCACCGCCCACGACGGCGTCCGCATCCCGATCTCGCTCGTCTGGAAGCGCTCGTTCGGCGAGGTGGGCGAGAGCCCCCGGCCCGTGCACCTCTACGGATACGGCTCGTACGAGCACTCGATCGAGCCCGCTTTCTCGATCGCGCGGTTGTCGGAGCTCGATCGCGGTGTCGTCTTCGCCGTCGCTCACGTGCGCGGCGGGGGCGAAATGGGCCGCCAGTGGTACGAGGACGGCAAGCTGCTCGCCAAGCGCAACACGTTCACCGACTTCGTCGACTGCGCACGGCACCTCGTCGACGGCGGATACACGACGCCCGCGACGCTCGTCGCGGAGGGCGGATCGGCCGGCGGATTGCTCATGGGTGCGGTCGCGAACCTCGCCCCGGAGCTGTTCGCCGGGATCGTCGCCGACGTCCCCTTCGTCGACGCGCTGACCACGATCCTCGATCCGTCGCTGCCGCTGACGGTGATCGAATGGGACGAGTGGGGCGACCCGCTGCACGACCCCGAGGTCTACGCGTACATGAAGTCGTACTCGCCGTACGAGAACGTGCGCGATGGCGTCGCCTACCCTCGCATCCTGGCCGTCACCTCGTTCAACGACACCCGCGTCCTCTACGTGGAACCGGCGAAGTGGGTCGCCCGCCTGCGCGACGTCGGCGCCGATGCGCTGCTCAAGTGCGAGATGGTCGCCGGTCACGGCGGCGTGAGCGGCCGGTACAACGCCTGGCGCGAGCGCGCATTCGAGCTGGCCTGGCTGCTGGACGTGCTCGACCTGGCCTGA
- a CDS encoding 6-phosphofructokinase → MKIGILTSGGDCPGLNAVIRGVILKGTTTYDLEFVGIRDGWRGLVDADFFPLTRHEVKGLSKVGGTILGTSRTNPYEGPRGGAENIAKTLERHRIDGIIAIGGEGTLAAANRLANDGINVLGVPKTIDNDLRATDYSFGFDTAVNIATDAMDRLRTTGDSHQRCMVAEVMGRHVGWIALHAGVAAGAHVICIPEVPMSIDEIVSQVSRAHDRGRAPLVVVSEGFTLTGMDEAFSDKGLDAFNRPRLGGISEVLAPEIERITGIETRATVLGHIQRGGSPSGFDRVLATRLGLHAADAVIEGAWGQMVAMRGTDIVRVPFAEALGELNTVPLYRYEEAAALFG, encoded by the coding sequence ATGAAGATCGGCATCCTCACCAGCGGCGGCGACTGCCCCGGACTCAACGCGGTCATCCGCGGTGTGATCCTCAAGGGCACGACCACCTACGACCTCGAATTCGTGGGCATCCGCGACGGATGGCGCGGTCTCGTCGACGCCGACTTCTTCCCGCTCACCCGGCACGAGGTGAAGGGTCTGTCGAAGGTCGGCGGCACGATCCTCGGCACCAGCCGCACGAACCCCTACGAGGGTCCCCGCGGCGGCGCCGAGAACATCGCGAAGACCCTCGAACGGCACCGGATCGACGGCATCATCGCGATCGGCGGTGAGGGCACCCTCGCGGCGGCCAACCGTCTCGCGAACGACGGCATCAACGTGCTCGGTGTGCCGAAGACGATCGACAACGATCTGCGCGCGACCGACTACTCCTTTGGGTTCGACACCGCGGTGAACATCGCGACCGACGCGATGGACCGGCTCCGCACGACCGGAGACTCGCACCAGCGCTGCATGGTCGCCGAGGTCATGGGCCGCCACGTCGGCTGGATCGCGCTGCACGCGGGCGTCGCCGCCGGCGCGCACGTGATCTGCATCCCCGAGGTGCCGATGTCGATCGACGAGATCGTCTCGCAGGTCTCCCGCGCGCACGATCGTGGCCGCGCACCGCTCGTCGTGGTCTCGGAGGGCTTCACGCTCACCGGCATGGACGAGGCGTTCAGCGACAAGGGTCTGGATGCGTTCAACCGCCCGCGTCTGGGCGGCATCAGCGAGGTGCTGGCGCCCGAGATCGAGCGGATCACCGGCATCGAGACGCGCGCGACCGTCCTCGGTCACATCCAGCGCGGCGGTTCGCCGTCCGGCTTCGACCGCGTGCTCGCCACCCGGCTCGGGCTGCACGCCGCGGACGCGGTCATCGAGGGCGCGTGGGGTCAGATGGTGGCCATGCGCGGCACCGACATCGTGCGGGTGCCGTTCGCAGAAGCGCTCGGCGAGCTCAACACCGTGCCGCTGTACCGCTACGAAGAAGCCGCGGCCCTCTTCGGCTGA